The Denticeps clupeoides chromosome 4, fDenClu1.1, whole genome shotgun sequence genome segment ACTATTCATCTGTCATGATAGTGAATTTGAACATTTCACACGGATACATCTTAACCCCTGACGTCCCAAAGATGAACTAAACTAGCTTTGATTAATGCAGCACATGAAGATACAGAACCACCAAACATAAATGTctcaataatatttattatctgCCACTTACCTCAAACAAATACACATCAGTGCTGATCTACAATCCCAGTATACTCTGGGTATACAGTATACAATATACTCTGCTGCTACAGAGCAGGCGTCATGCTCTTCCCCACCCATAATCATTCAGGGAGATTATTATACAATCATTTTCTTACACTTTCTTATACTCATTTTACAACTTCTATCATTTTTGGTATATTTTGGTACATACTTCAAAATAGTTATAAAACCAGTTTTGACTAAAAAATGGAATACAatttctctctcattctcattcTTGCAAGTTCTTGAAAGTCACGTATCTGGAAGGATTTGTAACTGTTAAGAGGAATCCTGATACGTTTTATAAAACATTGTTCACAGTTGCACTGGAACGTTGCTGTGGGATGATGTTGCGTACGAAGAGGTGGATCAGGGCTGTGAGATACTGGTTCTGGAGCGTTGCGCACCAGTGGCAGTCTCTCACGATTCCACCACAACCTTGAGTGGAATGCATTATTGCAACGCGCGGGTGAATTCTCCCCACAGGCTGTACTGGGGTTTGTCAGACGCCTCCAAGATTCTCCTCAGCCGCGCCGCCTCTGGTCGCTTGGGGCCGACAGTTCGGCACGCGGGTGCACGTGGCGAGACGGTTCCCTTCCCAGTAGCCGGCGTCCTGACCGTCATGACAGCGGCAGCGGGTGCATGGGTCCACCCAAACAGGATCTCCTCCAGGGATCACCAGGGTCCTAGAGGAGTCCACAAAGCAGTTGGGTCCTGCCCAGCCACGCAAGAACACACAGGAGCAGGCAGAAGATGGTGGATTAAGAAGAGCTGAGAGTAACAACGGTCCATCAAACAACAAATTCAACTCTTTCAGACGGCCAAAACCGGAACAAAACATTCCTTCTTACCTTCTTTACATTCAGGACAACATTTTCCTTTCTGATAGACGGGATTGACGCAGGGCGGAGGGGCACAATCGGCTACCAGGCAACGGGCAATGCCATCGCTGTCGCAAGTGCACTGCTCACATTCCGAGGGCTGCAAACCAAAGATGGACCACATGCATCAGCAGACTTTTCACCATTTCCTGACAGGGAGGAGATGCGAAGGACATTCTCTGAATATAATGGTGAGAAATGGGGGACAAGCAGGCCATGAGGTGGGTTCCTGCTCGCAAAACGCCCATCATAGAAGAGTTACTCCCTGATGGCACTGCCCTCTTTTCGGGTGGAAAATGGTGTTGACTTGGCACCCGAGATCCCACCCGATTTTAATCTTTATGAACATCAGGCCCCGTTTCACATCTTCTGCTGCTGGTTACAAGACACCACAGAAGCCCAACACTGTATTACAGACCTGGACAGCAtgaataatttagtttttttggacTGAGTACATAGCAacgtacataaataaataaaaactaatttgTGCTCATGCTTGTGAagcaaggtaaaaaaaaataaaaaatccacttCACCCAAGGAAAGCCATCTAGATCCTCACAGGACGGTAACTCTGACGTAAACCGATGAAACGAATGGGCCGTAATCCTGATGCATGAATATCATCTGCACCACGCGTTGGATTAATAAACGCAGGCATAACAGAGGCTTGTCGTTCacgtcattgttttttttaagaactggAAATAATGACATTCAAACTAGCCTGGTCTGTGCTGGTAAATGATGactctagtgggtaacacactcgcctatgaaccagaagacccaggttcaaatcccacttactaccattgtgtccctgagagagacacttaaccccaagttgctccaggttgtaactactgattgtaagtcgctctggataagggcgtctggtgaaccagaagaccca includes the following:
- the LOC114787964 gene encoding von Willebrand factor C domain-containing protein 2-like, which encodes MPPIHAWLALALSLQRGLAFSVAGHDGTCEANGSVYYVGEWYFLDSEHCTQCECTADGSACARAECASLPAACIHVSHYPTDCCPRCEKIGCEYRGEVYELGQHFQPSECEQCTCDSDGIARCLVADCAPPPCVNPVYQKGKCCPECKEGPNCFVDSSRTLVIPGGDPVWVDPCTRCRCHDGQDAGYWEGNRLATCTRVPNCRPQATRGGAAEENLGGV